The Corvus moneduloides isolate bCorMon1 chromosome 4, bCorMon1.pri, whole genome shotgun sequence genomic interval AGACAAGTCCTAGTTTCCATCTTAATACGTCTTACAGGCACCTTATTCAGCTTCTGTTCCAGACTTCTTTGATGTGAATCTGTCATGAATGGCTCATCACTTCACAGCCCTGTGTTCATTACAAGCAGTGATATCAGCTGGATTCTGCTTATCTGAAAACATGTGTAGACCTTTTTCAGCACCATCTTTTAGAAGATGctcattttatgtttcttttccccctttgctTTAATCTGCCCAAGATTTCTATGATTTGTAATGGCTTCTCTGTTTTGTTGCAGTATTACATGCATGCCAGACACTTGGCCCTCAGCAGAGCATTCCCAGATAAATTTGAGATGGAACCAAGTGCTCCACCAAAGGTAAAGTCTGCTTTTGGAGATGAGTTCATCTTCATTTTAACTGCTTtacaaagagagagaaagaaagagtgTGAGGGAGAAGAGAGTTAGCAAGTTTGGGTTTAACTAAAGGGAGTAGGAACTCCCAGTTAAAAGCTTAACAAGTTATAGACCCAGTCTCCAGTCAGaagtgtgctggtttgggctgggacaGAGTCAATTTTCCTCACAGTagctgggctgtgttttggatttgtgctgaaagcAGTGCTGATAACACAAGGATGGTTTAGTTCTTGCTGAGGAGGGCTTGCAAAGagccaaagccttttctgctcctctcccgCCCCAccagtgaggggctgggggtgcacagggagttgggaggggacacggctgggactgctgaccccaactgaccaaagggacattccagacTTTATGGCATCGTGTTCAGTATACaaagctggggggaaaaggagaaaagggggatGTTTGTAATGCTGGTGTTTGTCTTTTCAAGTCACTGTTAcctgtgatggggccctgcAGTCCTGGGGTTGGCTGAACCCCTGCCTGCCCACGGAAAGTggggaatgaattccttgttttgctttgcttgtgtgcacagcttttgctctCCTTACTAAACTGTCTTAATGTAACCCATGAGCTTTCTCACTTTCCCCCCTTTGATTCTCTCCTCAACTGCTCCAGGAGGGAGCAAGCTGAGGCCGTGTGGGACtgagttgctggctggggttaaaccacaaccTACTGGGGTCAGATTCAAACACAAAGGATACCAGGTGTGACAGAGGAGCAGCTCTTCAGATGATTTAGACTGAGCTGACTATGCCAGTTTGGACCAGCTGAGGAACTAGCCCTTGAATTCCTCTGGGAAGAGTGGCAGCTTCTAATTTTTGCTTCTGCTAAATGCCATGGAGATGTTCTGCATCAACCAGATAGAGGGGCAGCTGGGAAAGGATGTTCTAGGGAAAGCAAGGCAAGGTATTGCCTTCATCTAGACATGGTACATTGGCTGCAGCTGCAAGGGGTCGCTTTAAAGGTACACCTTCAAACAGTTCTTGCCTAGTCCAAATTAGCACCAATTTGAGAAGAGAGGCTGCTCAGACCCACTGTCAGAACAAAGTGACTTGAAACCAAATCTCCAAAGagcaactaattttttttaataagaaggAGACAGGAGGTTCAGACGAAAACCCCTTGCTGGGTTTTGCAGATGCTGACATTATAACTAGACAATTGTTTTGAATGTTCAGATTGAAGCCTGAATTTCAGTAGGCATATTCTGACTACAAAGTACAGAAGGATTTTGTGTTGTGCTGATTGTTTTAAGGCTCAGTAAAGATAGTCATGCTTTGCAAAAAAGCGatgctgggaagggcaggatggTGTTTATGGCACAGGGTAAAGTTCTCTGTCATACAAGTGTGTACTTACTGGCAGAGGAGGACTGAGGGGACCTGGGTTGAAGGAAGCTTAATTTTAGAGTGCAGGGCAGGTCTAGCTTACATCCCACCACTGACTTCCTGTGAAGTGATGATAGCCTTGAATTGCTGTATAAAACCAACCAAGGAACTCAATTAATTCATTCAACTTGCTTCTCTCTCTGCCAGACGGAAGGTTTCAGGTTCCCCAGGCCTTCATCAGTGCCACCATCGCCTTCTGCCTCCCAGCATTCCAGCCCTCACCACAGTGAAGCtgaggatgaagatgaagatgagagATACGATGAGGATGAGGAAGCTGAAAGGGATAGACAGAACATCAAGTCCCCCTTTACCCTTGGAGCCTTGccacaagggaaaaagaagcagcacGGAGAATACAGGAACTGAACTCGTTGCTCTCACCCTGCTGTGGTCTCCCCCTCCACTCAACAGTTTCTCCTGTAGGCTTGGCAAGCTTTGTGTTAAGGACAGTGTGGTATAATTAGAGGAACCTCAAATGTTACTTGAGCTGCACTGCTGGAAAGCCTAATATTATTTCACCTTGAAAGTAGttaaaatgacaatttttctGTGTCCCTTTGAGGTAGAAGAGATTTTTCAAGCTCAATAAAACTAGAGAATGAGACAATCCCCTCAGGAGCTTATACAAACTGCAGATCATACCTTTGTCTATGGAATCATCTGTATTAATCATAGTTTACATGAATAGCTACATTTTGGGTATCCCAAAGGAATTCCTGCTCCATTtatatttccccttttcccctcctaaATTAACATGAACTTTAAACCAGAGCTCaaaaaattagaggaaaaaagtgttACTCTGGAGAAATGTTGGAAGAGTTTAAAAAGatgcactgaaaagaaaatggtctttctttttcctgatgctGTTTATTGTAAGCATACataatataaaacatttttttacagCACACAGAAGTGTCTTGATCCAGTGGTAAAACATGCTTCCTGTGGAACAATATAAAGTCTTACGGAGTGGCCATTTGAATTTGAGAGACAAATGAAGTCATCTTTCTGAGGTCATTTAGACCCACAATAAACAGCAGACCGTTTATTTTCTGATTCCTCTGGTAtgtctcttttattttcatcttgttGTAGATTCTAAGTCTGTTAACAAACTGGTTTGGGAGGAAATTAATGTAACTTGGCTAAAGTGAATGACAAAATTTCCTTGAGTAGCACCTTCCCCTGCAGACAAAATGCCACAGAGCAATGTGACAACATTCAAAGATCAGTAATTTCTATCAGTCCATGCTCTATTTCACTTCTTCTAGAAGAGATGTAATCCTAAtaaataaagctaaaaaaattCCAGACACGCTTTTGAAAAGCACCTGAGACATCAAAGTTCTTGGGGAATAACTGATCCTCACAACAAGAACTAAACATTTCATTTGCCTTACAGAAAGCTTTTAGAAGTATTTCAGCTCCTAGAGATGCAGAGTGCCTGAACAGGCTCTTCAGAAGCACATCTTGACATGAAGACGTTAGGAAGGAGACCAATCTTTTGTTTTGCAAGTTTGTGCATCAAAAATTTCTCATGCTGTTGGAGAAAAGACATTTCCAGGAATTTATTCAGCCTGTCCTTCAGCAGGTAGGACAATGTGAGCTTTGGAGGTATTTACCTTTCCTGTCAATCCCAGGGGAAGCCTAGATGTCCAGCTTTGGTTAGGCTCCTACCTTTCAAGCACTTAACCAATGCTTGATGACATGGTTCTTAGTAAAGGACATTTGGAATAAAAGTGACAATGTGCCTATTTGTATATTTGGCCacttaaaatcagttttaaaattagACTTTCATTCTTGAGCTGATTTGGATACTTGAAAGAACAACTATTCTCAGAAATCAAGTCCAGGCTTTTATGGTAAAATCTTACTTGGAATTAAAAGGAGTCACTATTTCTTTAGCCATTTAAGAGGTAATTAAAACAACGagtaatttttcatataaaagtgatgaaagcaaagatactgcaaatattttccttcacaCAGTTTACTAAGGGGAGAACAAttgcattttgtgtttcttccaCAAAGTGCTCTCAGAGTTCCCTTGCAGAGTCAAAGGATGTAATGGCTGAGAGTCCCgaagaaagaacatttaaagGGCATATTGATTGAAAGTTAATGttttcataaagaaataaatcGATAAATCCATCTTTATGGCTTGTATTTCAAAGCTCTGTTGTAGAGCAGGAAAGCTGTGTGTGTTTCAGCACACTCACATGCTTTGAGCACCCTCCTGGTGTTAAAGAGTGCACAGCTTTTGAGATAGGTTTAGTCTGAATTCTCAGATTCAGGTCCTGCAGTGGCCAAAGCGACCTCTGCCCCATGCCTTGGGCTCATGTTAGTTCTGCCTTGATTCCAGGATTAACCATTAGTAACAAGGCAATTTATCTACAGCAGAACACTTCTGCCTGTTGAATTTATAGCACTGGGGGAACGGCTTCTCATTCAGCCACGGCGACAGATTGCCTAAATTAAATGCCACACATTCCCAACAGTTACTGACACCTGACAAGCTTGGTAGCAGCTCTCTGTTACATAAGGGATTGTCTTCCAGATGGAAAATACTGGGGTTTCACAAGCAGCTCACCAGCGAGGCAGAAGGtttattccatttcaaaatatttgtgaagaaTTGTTTAAGCTTGAGCCCTTAAATCAGGAACACGTACAAAAATCGGTCAGCTGGGAATAGGGTGAGTACAGTTTCTGTATCACTGGGACAGGCAGAGGCATATAAATTTCAAGACACTGATAAACCAAAGGATGTAAATCCCTTCTACTTTTCACTTTTCTAGTGGAAGGTCCCCCTGCTCATGTCAGGGCATTTGGAACTGGAggatctttagggtcccttccaaaccaggCCACTCTAGGACTCTGTTCCCTGATTCTATGCTACTTCTTGTCTGAGCACTGACTGATGATCCTGTAAAACATGCTGGAAAATCACTTTAGATGCACCTGAGATATTCCAAATATGCTCTAAACAAAGGgcaattaaattaatgaaaggATTCTGGTGGATAGCACTGGTCTTGAGGTAAAGTTCATCTTGAATGTGTTCTGTCATACAACAAACACTGCTGTTGGAAGATATATGAGTGcttaaaaatgaacaaagcagGACATTTGATTTCTCCAGTTATGTTCCTCCATGAAGTGATACAGActataaataattattaaaagtGCCTCTAACCCCATGATAAAAGTTAATTCCTCTGTCCCTTCAGCTGTGTTTCTTTGTGTTGAGGAGATGCAACATCATAGTGTGAGTTAAAATTAATTAGCAGTGTTATGAGAAAGATCAGGGGAACTTAACATTAGAAGATGAAGAGCATGACCAGGGtagaaggttaaaaaaataaaacatagtTTCTTGGACACAGAAATCATGTGGCTACTCTTTAATTACTTCAGAGCTACAGAGAGCTTACCAGTAAGACCACAGAACTACATAAATAATGTGAGATACATCCTTATCAGCACAGAATGGTAATTAACAAATTTATGTATAATTCCAGTTTTACaactcagaaagaaagaacaacaaaaaaaaatacaatcacAATGCAGTCATTAACGAGGCCCTGATAATGCAAGACCTGTCCCCAAACTGTTTTTATGTGGTGGGGTTTGCTCAATAGGATTATGCAGAGTATTTCTGCAGGAGTGAACTGGGGCAATaagtgctgctgcctgttctTTGTGCTGACAGAtatctgccaaaaaaaaaaaaaaaaaaatttaaaagtcacCAGCTTTGCAGTCACAAATAGTTGGAATGTTTTTACATCTCACTGAATTTATTGACCATCAGCAGCCCACAGAGCCGCCAGTGAAGTGGTGAAGGAATCGttatcattttaaaaagcttcaaTATTCAGCTGAGTGGAAGGTGGTAAAAGGCTTCCCAATGATaactgaaaaactgtttttaatgaaatggtCATCCAAAAAGACAGTTTTAATCATCTTTTCAGGTTAGATGGTACCAcgtattttaaattttggatGGGACATACAAAATGCTCTAAAGAAAGAGGGAACTTCACAGATGCTTTCCTTATGTGAACTAATACCTTTTAATCCCTTTGCATTCAAAATTTTGCAATGTGCAAACACCTCACCCTTTGGGAACTTCAGCGAGAATGGATGAAACACTCTACTTACAAAAGTTATGCTTTCAGGCTCACAGCTGTACAAATGTTAAAGAcgttttaaataatttcaccAATTCGATAGATTGTCTGCCAAGTAGCCAGGGTGatcactgttttcttcctccgCTGTAAGACAGCACACAATGGGGACAAGTAAGTTGTAGATAAGGGAAAGTTCAGTCAGCCAAAGTTTTCAGCTTTCAGATGTGCCTCAGGCACAGATTCAGTGCAGTGTGACTGCTCAGCTAAGAGAAGCAGCACCTCTAAAAACATTCATGTcttctctcatttttaaatgtaggaatttttctgtttgctgaagAACAAAGATACAAACCATGTCCGCAGGGGTAAGTTAGcacacagcaaagaaatttcatgctgaagaaaataatggatTTGTTCTTCATTTGCACACTGCCCTCAGTCTAAAATCAGCTGATCTGAAAGTGCATGGCTTACCCAGGTTTGACTGGTTATTCCCTACTACAGTGATGGAAATGTTATTCCACACAGTATTTTCCAAACAAGCTTCCGGTTCTGCTTATTGCTCTCAGATATTTCACCCTTTCTTCTCAGTTGCTGTCCACCATCtcttctcccacagcagcagcaggcaggaaaataCCACTAAAATTTGTAAAAATCCACCTTCAGAGGATTTTGTGGGCATACAAATGACACTTTCACTGCTTTAACTTTAGAACTGCTCATATATTTTATCCAAAGCACTatgcttgtttttaattctgcctttctctctctctccaaaatgccactgaatttttttttgttcagagtTCTGCCAGGGTAGGGAAGAGAGGACTGAGCACAGAGCCCCAGCtccatttccaaaaaaaaaaaaaaaaaaaaaagtctgtggtAGCTGAAGAGGTGAAAGATTTAAGGACCGAGGACATGGAGAGCAAAGGTTTAGGGTCTCAGCCTGGTGATGTGAAACCAACAGCTCCTCTCCTGGGACTCTTATGGATTCTTTTAAACTTTTGCACCAAATCCAGCAGAGGAATAAAAATTTCACAAGCAAACAAtattacagagaaaaaggaacCTGAGTAAAgatttggttttgaaaattcAATTCAAAATAGCCATTCCCTTGAATCCAAACCAGGAAAatgtctgaaaagaaaattaaaagcatcaTCTACAAATATTTACCTGCTATCATTATGTGGCTCATGTTCTAATCTGTGTAAATGCCCACTCCAATACAATGCACTCTGTGGAACAATATCTGCATTCAAAACAGACCTTTTAGACTGATTTGCTAAATTGTTAgtaaatgaaatactgaaaaaccaCTTTTAAAAGATTAGAGGAAGATAAAATGTGCATTTACCTTCTTGTGCTTTCTGTAAGGATCTAAGGAACAgtgcagcagcttcagaaagAGATAAAGGATTTGTGTTTTGGCTGCGTGTTTCTAGAATGAAAAAATCAGAGGCGCATGGTTTGTTAGTGTCTGATGGCATTTCTTTactttgttctttgcttttttattatttctacaaCTAGGGAcccaaagacaagaaaatactGTTGTGTCCTTCATTCTATAGCAGTGTCTGCTAAAAACCAGCCTGATAAATAACAAAAGAGAGATTAGCAATCTTTTTTAAAGGGAGGTTATTTCAAAATCCTTTGGAAGgtaaaaagaacattttccatttttgtttgttcctaACTGTTTTTACAACATTCCGATCCCTCCAGAAACATTGCCTAGTGTGGATTGATGTCATCTGCTTCTGTTATTTGTCACTTCAGCACAATTAATAGCTTGATTtgattgtttttaaagaaagtcaAAAGCACTGATGAAAATCCCACTTAGCAGCCAGGTCAGTCTGGAAATTATGTAAATGAAATCACACAGATGCACCAGAGAGGAAAGTCAGTCTTTGTCATGTGCTGGTTGGAATGAAGGGACTAAAAAAAGGGGAGTTCGTTGTTTCCTTGGTTATGattccaggaaaacaaatcccCTCCCATTTCCATGGATTTCTCCCATAACCTGAGGGAAGGTGGATGGGTTCCACACCCCTGTGCTCATGGACTCACCGAGCTGCACTCTGTCATACAGGTCCTTCCTCTGGCTCTCATCTGAGATGAAGCGACGTCCCTCTACAaaagcagtgggagaagggTGAAAACAGCCTCCAAATTTGTTCTAATTCCAACCTCAAAATCCCTAAATCCCCTGTTTTCAATTTTCTATATGGTCAAGAGCCTTCAGTCTCTTTACTGGACTATAGAGTACTGCCTTTTAAattgtaaaaaatttaaattgtaataaattgaaaaaaacccaccaaaatccCAAACTAACACAATAAAATCCCATTGCTCCTTATGCATAAAAAGAATGATAAAAAGCTCAGTAGGGAAGTAACACAGTGCATTTTTCAGTcggaaaaatttaaaacaaacaaacaaaaaagagtcAAAATCTTTGCTTTGACTAGAAATAATTGTATTAAAGTCACTAGAACTTTCAGCTATATTTACAGTCGTTTGGagcctgtatttattttgttttactattATTTGTATTGTCTCCCTTTTGCACTCTCTCAGgattatgactttttttttcct includes:
- the SPX gene encoding spexin: MKGLHKLTASALALFLAASFVTFSWSAPQTPFQRRNWTPQAMLYLKGAQGRRFISDESQRKDLYDRVQLETRSQNTNPLSLSEAAALFLRSLQKAQEAEEENSDHPGYLADNLSNW